Within Actinoplanes sp. L3-i22, the genomic segment AGCCGGTGCACCGGCAGCTCCGGGTTGTGCCGCAGCAGCACCGCCACCGCGCTCTGCATCGGATCCCACGACAGGCCGGTCCAGCGATCCACCTCGACGGTGGAGAACGGGTCGAGCTGACCGGGATCGCCCACGAACAGCGCCCGTTCGAACCGCGGCGCGACTCGCAGCAGCGCGTCCGACCGCATCTGATAGGCCTCGTCGACGATCGCCCACGGCCAGCTGCCGTCGGCGACCGTCGCCCACTTGGCCGCCGTGCCGATCGTGATCGCCGGTGAGCCGAGATCGGGCACCTTCGCCGCGACTCGGCAGCTCGGATGGTCCTTGACCCGGTCGGTCCGTTCGTAGTCGACCGCGGAGAGCCGGCCCACGGTCACCTCGGGGGAGCGCGTGCCGAGCCGCTCGATCAGGTCGTCGACCTGCTCATTCGTCTGGGCGACGATCATCAGCGGCGCGCCGGTCGCGGCCAGCTCCCCGGCCGCGCGGACCACCAGCGTCGACTTGCCGGCGCCGGGCGGCGAGTCGACGACGACGCCCCGGTGCCGGCCGGAGCGGAGATCGCCGAGCACTGCGGCGATGACGGTGGCGGCCTCCTCGGCCGGGCTGACTGCATTCACCCGGGCACCGTAGCGCGGAGGCCCGACAAGATCGCCGAGCCCGGCGCTGGACTGCGGAAACAAGCTCTCCGGAGGGGTGGGATCGGGCCTGGTCGGCGGCTTTTCAGATTTTCTTTCCCCGACGTCCGGCAGTCGCGCCGAGACCTTTCCTGGGTACGCTGCGCCCTGTTATGGATCATCGTGAATGGATCTGGCCGGCTCCGAAGCTGGCCGCGTTGCGGCTCGGCCGGCGACTGGCGATCCTGGTCCCGGCCTCGCAGCCGTACCGCTGGTCGTTCGTGCACATCGTGCCCAGCGGCCGGTCCGACGACGAGGCCGCGATCCGGGCCGGCGCGGCGCGCAGCGACGCCGAGCGCAGCTTCCTGGTGAACCAGTGGGAGTACGAGGCGGACCGCCTGGAGGGCTATGACGAGGATCTCGGCGTCGTCCGGTTGCGGCGGGCCGAGGCCGCGGACGAGTCCGAGCTCCTCGCCGTGCTGCGCGAATGGCGTCTGCCGCCGGCCGGTTTCGACTACTCGTGGGACACCGTCGACCCCGGCTGACCGAGGTTATCCACAGGCCCCTCCGTGATCTTGTGAGCGCCGCTAGCGTGGGCGCCACAGCGATGGGAGGCAGTCCATGTTCGACGATCATGACCTTGGTGACGCGCAGTCCTGGATCGACGAGTGGCGATCCGGATTCGCCGAGCGAGCGCGGTGGGCACGTGAGCTCTCGGCGCGGCTCCATCGGATGTCCGGTACCGCGCGAAGTCCGGACGGGCTGATCGCCGTCACGGTCGGACCCGGTGGCGACCTGCTCGGGCTGGAGCTGGGCGAGGGGATCCGGCAGCGGCCGGCGACGGAGACCGCGGCGGCGATCTGTGCGACCGTGCGCGCGGCCCGGGAGGCGCTGGCCAGAGCGGTGCGAGAGGCGACGGACGAGACGGTCGGGGCGGAGTCGGCGACCGGGCGGGCGGTGGCGGCGGCCTGCGCGGCACCGGCCCGTAACGGTCGTGAGGCTTGTGAGGCCGGTACGGAACGGGGCTGAGCGGCGCCGTTGGCCCCGCCCTTCCGGCGTGCCGCTGTACCGGTTCAGGCTGGGAATTCGCGGAGCGCTCGACTGCGAAAGCGATCGCGGTGCCGGCCGCGGTCAGCGCTCGGTGCGGCAGCGGATTCCGGCGTTCCGGAGAAAGCGGCATGCGTTGTCATCGACGACCATCTTGATCTTCGGATGGCCGAGTTCGGGGAGCTAGGCGGGGTGATCTCCGGCGGGACGATTACTCCGAGTCATAGAGTGGAGTGTGCTGAGGGTGGCAATCACTGAATGGGGAATCAGTCGCGCGGGTCCGGGATCCGGCATCGCGGTGCGTGAATCACGTTCATTGAAACCGGCGGCCCGGCGGAATTGTCTGCGGTTTATGTTGAATCGAGTCAATCGTTTGCTGTTCGATTCGGTCGCCGATCCGGTGGGGCGCGTATTGCACGGTCCGGCCGGTGGTGGGCGGTCATGGGGCGCGCGTGACGCATGGCGACCTACCGGGCTGAACGTGGATTTTCGGCGCTCAAGATCGGGGCCCGGAGCTGGCAAGATCGAGTATGGACGAAAGATCCGGAGAGCGTTTTCCGGGGGTATTTGATCAACGAACAGATGTTCTGACGGGTATCTGACAGTGCCCCTGTCTCAAGTTGCGCAAACGACAGGGGTTTGCCCGGTTGCGGAGCCGCCGTCAGCTGTTGTCGATCTAGTTGAAAGAAGAGTGCAGCGGGTGGAAGGACTTTCTGGCCGCACGGTCCACATCGGAGAGAGGTGCTGAAATGCCCGGTCAGGTGGCTGTCGCGCAGGTCGCGGACTGTTTGATCATGTCGCGTGCAGGGATGTTTGCTTCTCTGTCACCGACCGGAAATAAGTTGGGTGTTCAATATCGGGTACGGGGAAAAGCGAAACCGGCTTGCAACTTGCGCGTGCGGTTCGCCGCGCAAGTTGCAGGTTTCGATACTTCTCGGCTCCATGCCCCGTCGTCGTGGCTAACCTTTGCTCGGCACGCGCGATTTCATTCACGCTTGTTTTTATGATCTCGCCGCGGCCCCTTCCAGTCGATCATCGGAAGTGCAACTCTTCTAGCCAGCAGTGACGTCGGCATCACGGACGGTGGTGGTGGGGAATGCGTCCAGACGTTCTCGTCGGTCCCAGCGATTGGTTGGTCGAGCAGTTCGGCGACAAGATCGCCGACGAGTTGTGGACCCGGGTGCCGGAGGCACTGAGCACAGCGATCGATCGCGAGGTGCACGCGCACCCAGCCATGACGCAGACCGTGGAGCGCGTGCTGGGTAACCCGCGATGGGCGTTGCCCTACGAGGAACTGGTCCTGTTCCTCGGCACGTTGCCTGGCGCCGAGATCATCAGCGTCCCCCGGTCGGTCTATCAGCTCGTTCTGATCAACGGGCATATCGTCGTGCCGTGGTGCTACGGCCAGTCGGCCCGGCTGTCGATGGCGGATGCCGAGGTGGGCCGTTCGTTCGGCCGGCTCGCCCGCGAGTTGCTCGGCCGGTTCGGGCCGCCGTGGCGCCGGTCGCCGGTGGAGTTGCCGCTCCCGCTGGACGCGGTCGACGAGCGTGAGGTCGCCAAGATCTGCGCGGCCATCGCGAGCATGGAGCCGAAACCGGAGGTCGTGATCGCCGGCTACGCCGGCGCGCCGAACCTCGGCCTGCTCCGCGCCTGCCTCGGCGAGGTCAAGTCGACCGACAACGGCACCCTGAACTGGAGCCACCTCGACGATCTCCCGCTCCCGCCCCCGGTGATCCCGCGCCCCCGGCGCATGCAGTTCCCCTGAGCTTCCAAGCTCCCGCAAACCTCCGCTGGCGGCGGGCCGGAGCCGCTCGGTGGACGCTCCCCACCCGCCCTGGGCGGCGTCCACCGGCTCCGCCCCAGCGCCGCCTGCCCCGCGCCACCCGCCCCATGCTGCCGGCCCGCGTTGCCGGCCCGCGTTGCTGGGGTGGGAGTGGCCGGCGTCTGTGAGGGCAGGAAACCGTAGCCGTGGGACGGCGAGCAACCGTTCTCCCAGGATGGCGCGGACGCCTCTAGACTTCACCGGATGGAGTCGCCCACGACGATCCGGGACCGGGCTGTCGCGGTCGCCGACTACCTGCTTGCGGTGCGTGCGCAGATGGACCGACCGTCCCGCACGGTGCCCTCTGACGCCCACTGGCTGGAAGCTCTGCCCGATCATCCGGACTGTCAGGCCGGTCCCGGCGCCGACGGCTCCTCCTGGCTGCGGGTTGGCCGGCCGGAATTGCCGCCGCCGGTGAGCGTTCCGGCCGCTCTCCGCCGTCGCCTCCGCGGCGATGTCTCCGCTACCGCCGAGCCGTCCGTCGAGGCCGATAGGGCGTCACGCAATATCAGGATAAATCCGGCGCAGAGGGACGCTGTCACGGCGCCGCAAAGCGGGGCTGTGACGACGGCCGTCGGAGGCGAGGCTGGGCTGGCGCCGGGCGGGGCCGTGGCGGCGGTGGCCGGAGGTGAGGCTGGGCTGGCGCCGGGCGGGGCCGTGGCGGCGGTGGCCGGAGGCGAGGCTGGGCTGGCGCCGGGCGGGGCCGTGCTGGCGGTGGCCGGAGGCGAGGCTGGGCCGGCGCAGAGCGGGGTCGTGGCGGCCGGAGGTGAGGCTGGGTCGGCACAAAGCCAGGCCTCGGCGGCGGCGAGTGGGGCTGTGCCGGTGGCTGCTGCGGAGGCGGGGCTCGCAGGGGTGGCCGCGGATGACTTCGAGAGTTGGCGCGATCAGACCTGGCGCCCCTGGTCCCAGCTCACCGCCGCCGCCGAGCAGACGCGGGAGCTTCATCGCAGGCTGTTCGACCGGATGCATCAGATCGACATGGCTGCCGCCACCACCGAGATGGTCTGGGGGCACGGCGTCATCGAGACCACGATCGACGGCGCCCGGGTCCGCTATCCGCTGGTCGCTACCCCGGTCCTGATCGAGTATGACCCGGACCGCGCCCTGATCACGGTCTCCCCGGCGGGCCCGTCGCGGCTGCAGACCGATGCGCTGCACGGTCTCGACGAGCGGTACCTCAGCCAGCTGCAGGGGCTGGCCGGCCCGGGCGGTGTCGTCGAGGTCGACCTGTGGAACGACTTCGAGCGTCGCGAGTTCTTCGAGCGTGCCCTCACCCGGCTCGGCTTCGACCGCCACATCCGCAAGCCCGGCGAAGACGGAAGCGCAGGCAAGGGCGGAGACGCGGGCGAAGGCGGGAGCGCGGGCGACAACACCAGCAAGGGCGAGAACGCCGGCAAGGGCGAGAGCACCGGCAAGGGCGAGAACACCAGCACCGGCGAGAGCGCCGCCAAAACACCCCAGGCGTCGATCACCGACACCGCGATCCTCTTCGCCCGCCCCCGCCAGCGCCAACTCCGCGGCTTCCTGGAGAACCTCCGCAACCGCCTGACCGAGAACCGAGCCACCGAAGGCGTCGGCTCCCTCGCCGCGATCCTGGCTCACGAGCCCAGCCGCCTGGCCATGCCCGACGATCACCCGGAGAACTGGGACCGGGTCGGCGAGCGCCTGCTCATGCCGCTGCCGACCAACGAGGCCCAGGAGTCGATCGCCC encodes:
- a CDS encoding YbaB/EbfC family nucleoid-associated protein → MFDDHDLGDAQSWIDEWRSGFAERARWARELSARLHRMSGTARSPDGLIAVTVGPGGDLLGLELGEGIRQRPATETAAAICATVRAAREALARAVREATDETVGAESATGRAVAAACAAPARNGREACEAGTERG